A genomic region of Peptoniphilus sp. ING2-D1G contains the following coding sequences:
- a CDS encoding Cysteine desulfurase 2, chloroplastic (Aminotransferases share certain mechanistic features with other pyridoxal-phosphate dependent enzymes, such as the covalent binding of the pyridoxal-phosphate group to a lysine residue. On the basis of sequence similarity, these various enzymes can be grouped into subfamilies. This entry represents the class V aminotransferases and the related, though functionally distinct, cysteine desulfurases; High confidence in function and specificity): protein MIDSKLVNEIRKDFKYLNNSNYIYFDNGATTQKPEIVIKDTSEFYEKYNGNPHRGAHYFAMKSTEVFESGRNYIANFIGAKSSNEIVFVRNATEALNLVAYSWGINNLKEGDEILISIMEHHSNLIPWQIVCKKTGAKLKYLYLNDKMQIDDEEFDSKLNENTKILSITAASNVVGTMPDVKKYISKLKKYNETAVAIVDAAQFVPHHKINVENLGCDFMTFSGHKMLSSMGIGVLYGKENILNSMEPFLYGGDMIEYVHEDKSTFLKSPQRFEAGTANVGGVVSLVSAIKYIENIGIDEISKYESKLCKYAYEKMLKLKFIDLYTTPVEKRSPLISFNFKGVHPHDVASILDNYKIAVRSGHHCAQPLHRKLGINASCRASFAFYNTFEEIDVFIEKLEEVRRIMKIES from the coding sequence ATGATAGACTCTAAATTGGTAAATGAAATAAGAAAAGATTTTAAGTATCTCAACAATAGTAACTATATTTATTTTGATAATGGCGCTACAACTCAAAAACCTGAGATTGTAATAAAGGATACTTCTGAATTTTATGAAAAATACAACGGAAACCCTCACAGAGGAGCTCATTATTTTGCAATGAAATCCACCGAGGTTTTTGAAAGCGGCAGAAATTATATAGCGAATTTCATAGGAGCAAAATCTTCTAATGAAATAGTCTTTGTAAGAAATGCAACGGAAGCACTTAATTTAGTTGCTTATTCCTGGGGCATTAATAATTTAAAAGAAGGAGATGAAATATTAATCTCCATAATGGAACACCATTCAAATTTAATTCCTTGGCAAATCGTATGTAAAAAAACAGGTGCTAAGCTTAAATATCTATATTTAAATGATAAAATGCAAATAGACGACGAAGAATTCGATTCTAAATTAAATGAAAATACAAAAATTTTATCAATAACCGCAGCTTCAAACGTGGTCGGAACAATGCCGGATGTAAAAAAATATATTTCAAAACTAAAAAAATATAATGAAACTGCTGTAGCAATAGTTGATGCAGCTCAATTCGTACCACATCATAAAATAAATGTAGAAAATCTGGGTTGTGATTTTATGACCTTTTCAGGGCATAAAATGCTTTCATCTATGGGTATTGGAGTTTTATACGGGAAAGAAAATATTTTAAATTCCATGGAGCCATTCTTATATGGTGGGGATATGATTGAATATGTGCATGAAGATAAATCGACTTTTTTGAAATCTCCGCAAAGATTTGAAGCGGGCACCGCCAATGTAGGAGGAGTTGTCTCATTAGTATCTGCCATTAAGTATATAGAAAATATTGGTATTGATGAAATAAGCAAATATGAGAGCAAACTGTGTAAATATGCCTATGAAAAAATGCTAAAATTAAAATTTATAGACTTATACACAACTCCTGTGGAAAAAAGGTCACCATTGATATCCTTTAATTTTAAAGGCGTACACCCACATGATGTTGCTTCAATTCTGGACAACTATAAAATTGCCGTTCGATCCGGGCACCATTGTGCACAACCTCTCCACAGAAAGTTAGGCATTAATGCATCATGCCGAGCATCTTTTGCTTTTTACAATACCTTTGAAGAAATAGATGTATTTATAGAAAAATTAGAAGAAGTTAGGAGGATAATGAAAATTGAATCTTAA
- a CDS encoding NifU domain protein (This domain is found in NifU in combination with PF01106. This domain is found on isolated in several bacterial species such as O53156. The nif genes are responsible for nitrogen fixation. However this domain is found in bacteria that do not fix nitrogen, so it may have a broader significance in the cell than nitrogen fixation. These proteins appear to be scaffold proteins for iron-sulfur clusters; High confidence in function and specificity): MNLNDIYTEVVLEQSRNKKNRRDLDNPTIKELGHNPSCGDEITLQLKMDGDIIKDASYVGTGCAISQASTSIMIDIIKKMRLKDAEKLADKFISMVKGEITDESELSELEDAAIFENIKNLPARVKCAELPWYTLKNVIKENKLD; encoded by the coding sequence TTGAATCTTAATGATATTTATACAGAAGTGGTGCTTGAACAAAGCAGAAACAAAAAAAACAGAAGAGATTTAGATAATCCGACAATTAAAGAGTTGGGACATAACCCATCTTGCGGAGACGAAATTACTCTTCAATTAAAAATGGATGGAGATATAATAAAAGATGCGTCCTACGTAGGGACAGGATGCGCTATTTCACAAGCTTCCACGTCCATAATGATTGATATAATTAAAAAAATGAGATTAAAAGATGCAGAAAAACTGGCAGATAAATTCATATCAATGGTAAAAGGTGAAATAACCGATGAAAGTGAATTAAGCGAACTTGAAGATGCAGCTATTTTTGAAAATATTAAAAACTTGCCTGCCAGAGTAAAGTGTGCGGAATTACCCTGGTATACTTTAAAGAATGTAATAAAAGAAAATAAGCTTGATTAG
- a CDS encoding putative transcriptional regulator (Predicted transcriptional regulator [Transcription]; High confidence in function and specificity), giving the protein MKLSTKGRYGLMAMYRLLQNYGKGPMSISDIAKEENLSVAYLEQLFSLLKRANLVKSSRGAFGGYELTRDPREIKISEILNALEGNIAISCSAMDDIVECKNTNICATKDILDKIQSRIDEVLDSVTLADM; this is encoded by the coding sequence ATGAAATTATCAACAAAGGGAAGATATGGGCTTATGGCAATGTATAGATTGCTTCAAAACTATGGCAAAGGGCCTATGTCAATTAGCGATATAGCAAAAGAAGAAAACTTGTCCGTAGCATATCTGGAACAGTTATTTTCACTGCTAAAAAGAGCAAACCTTGTTAAATCAAGTAGGGGAGCCTTTGGAGGATATGAATTGACTCGCGATCCAAGGGAAATAAAAATAAGTGAAATATTAAATGCCTTGGAAGGAAATATTGCAATTTCCTGTTCTGCTATGGATGATATAGTTGAATGCAAAAACACAAATATCTGTGCTACAAAGGATATACTTGATAAAATTCAAAGTAGAATTGATGAAGTTTTGGATTCTGTGACACTTGCAGATATGTGA
- the iscS gene encoding Cysteine desulfurase (Master enzyme that delivers sulfur to a number of partners involved in Fe-S cluster assembly, tRNA modification or cofactor biosynthesis. Catalyzes the removal of elemental sulfur atoms from cysteine to produce alanine. Functions as a sulfur delivery protein for Fe-S cluster synthesis onto IscU, an Fe-S scaffold assembly protein, as well as other S acceptor proteins; High confidence in function and specificity), with the protein MNIYLDNSATTRIKEEVFAAMEPFLKENYGNASSVYSFGKIARSKIEESRDKIASILGAQSNEVFFTSGGSESDNWAIKGSAFANMECGKDIMTTKIEHKAVLESFEYLKKFGFNPIYLDLNESGIVDIEILESKLTDDTIFLSMMYANNEIGTIQPISKISELIKSKDILFHVDGVQALPYIDINLRKLNIDLFTASAHKIGGPKGIGLLYKKKGSKVDNLIHGGSQEMGKRAGTENVAFIVGFAKAMEIVTNNREKNILKIKKMRDFMLNKLLSVKGVYLNGDFINRLPGNINISIEKVDSQLLLMLLDKRGVCTSSGSACNAGSINPSHVLKAIGRNDELAKNCLRITINEDNNMDEIIEASDIIISTINSLRG; encoded by the coding sequence ATGAATATATATTTAGATAATTCAGCAACAACAAGGATAAAGGAAGAAGTATTTGCTGCCATGGAGCCATTTCTAAAAGAAAATTACGGAAATGCTTCTTCAGTTTATTCCTTTGGAAAAATCGCAAGAAGTAAGATTGAAGAATCAAGAGATAAAATTGCATCAATACTTGGGGCTCAAAGTAATGAAGTGTTTTTTACATCTGGAGGCAGCGAATCCGATAATTGGGCAATTAAGGGATCTGCCTTTGCAAATATGGAATGTGGCAAGGACATCATGACCACTAAAATCGAACATAAAGCTGTATTGGAAAGTTTTGAATATCTAAAAAAATTTGGTTTTAATCCAATATATTTAGACTTGAATGAATCCGGAATAGTGGATATTGAGATCTTAGAAAGTAAACTGACAGATGATACTATTTTTTTGTCAATGATGTATGCAAATAATGAAATAGGAACAATCCAGCCAATATCAAAAATATCAGAACTAATTAAATCAAAAGATATATTATTCCATGTAGACGGGGTTCAAGCTTTGCCCTATATTGATATTAATTTACGGAAATTAAATATTGATTTATTTACTGCATCAGCTCACAAAATAGGGGGTCCTAAAGGAATAGGGCTTCTTTATAAGAAAAAGGGATCTAAGGTAGATAATTTAATTCACGGCGGATCTCAAGAAATGGGTAAAAGAGCCGGTACGGAAAATGTGGCATTTATTGTAGGTTTTGCAAAAGCTATGGAAATTGTAACAAACAACAGAGAAAAAAACATATTAAAAATAAAAAAAATGAGAGATTTTATGTTAAATAAACTATTAAGTGTTAAGGGTGTTTATTTAAATGGAGATTTTATAAATCGACTTCCGGGAAACATAAATATATCTATAGAAAAAGTTGATTCTCAATTGTTGCTGATGTTGCTTGACAAAAGAGGAGTATGCACTTCAAGTGGAAGTGCTTGCAATGCAGGAAGCATTAATCCATCGCATGTGTTAAAGGCTATTGGCAGAAATGATGAATTAGCCAAAAATTGTTTGAGAATTACTATAAATGAAGATAATAATATGGATGAAATTATTGAAGCATCTGATATAATTATAAGTACTATAAACTCTTTAAGGGGATAA
- a CDS encoding putative membrane protein (High confidence in function and specificity), producing the protein MNSINFNSTGLSGAIPDFILVLGSFLFISLLFLLIYYLINIGNRYIDRQKRINFNLIVIIRIFLALVLLYIVKNIFNKFPVLTDTFWAIISAVIVSFMINPIVTFLEEKNIPRRIGVILVYVTALFVFTVFLLTVVPKTTMELSNLITKLQEVFEVLGNELIKVNHFINEMFSYELFYNFNTEEIVKSIQNSITDFIIGLQSDVLMSLRGVASGVGNFFSKLVRIVLIFIFTFYFTVDKDKFKNSIIRNIPHKYKDDILYVSSRINRAMLDFVKGRMLMAIIVGFLTMLYLLILNVDFAIVIGLITCIADIIPYIGPFLGFLPAVLFAFIESPMKAVWVGILFVLLQWAENNIIAPKLLSDKTGLNPLLILISIIVGGATMGVFGMIFAVPIASVIIILIDFAKIKYNQKNRNIV; encoded by the coding sequence ATGAATTCAATTAATTTTAATTCAACTGGATTAAGTGGTGCAATTCCCGATTTTATACTTGTATTAGGAAGTTTTTTATTTATTTCTCTATTATTTTTATTAATATATTATTTAATAAACATAGGTAACAGGTATATTGATAGACAAAAAAGAATAAATTTCAATTTAATAGTTATAATTAGAATATTTTTAGCATTGGTTTTATTATATATAGTGAAGAATATATTTAATAAATTTCCTGTTTTAACTGATACTTTTTGGGCCATAATATCCGCTGTTATTGTATCTTTTATGATAAATCCAATAGTTACATTTCTGGAGGAAAAAAATATTCCAAGGAGAATAGGCGTCATATTAGTGTATGTAACAGCTTTATTTGTATTTACTGTGTTTCTACTTACGGTAGTTCCAAAAACAACAATGGAATTATCAAATTTAATCACTAAATTACAAGAAGTTTTCGAAGTTTTAGGCAATGAGCTTATAAAAGTAAATCATTTCATAAATGAGATGTTCAGCTATGAACTTTTCTATAATTTCAATACTGAAGAAATTGTAAAATCCATACAAAATTCAATTACTGATTTTATCATCGGATTACAATCAGATGTCTTAATGAGCTTAAGAGGGGTGGCTTCAGGAGTAGGAAACTTTTTTAGTAAGTTAGTTCGAATTGTGTTGATATTTATTTTTACATTTTATTTTACAGTTGATAAAGATAAATTTAAAAACAGCATAATAAGAAATATACCTCATAAATATAAGGATGACATTTTATATGTATCTTCCAGAATCAACCGAGCTATGTTGGATTTTGTAAAAGGTAGAATGTTGATGGCTATTATAGTCGGATTTCTTACAATGCTCTATTTGCTAATATTAAATGTTGATTTTGCTATTGTAATAGGGCTTATTACTTGTATTGCTGACATTATACCTTATATAGGTCCTTTTTTAGGATTTTTGCCGGCGGTTTTATTTGCATTTATAGAATCACCCATGAAAGCAGTTTGGGTAGGAATATTATTTGTATTGTTACAATGGGCGGAAAACAATATTATTGCACCAAAATTGCTAAGTGATAAAACAGGATTAAATCCACTATTAATATTAATTTCTATAATTGTAGGTGGAGCGACGATGGGAGTATTTGGAATGATATTTGCAGTTCCCATTGCTTCTGTAATTATTATTTTAATAGATTTTGCAAAAATTAAGTACAATCAAAAGAACAGAAATATTGTCTAA
- the alaS gene encoding Alanine-tRNA ligase (Catalyzes the attachment of alanine to tRNA(Ala) in a two-step reaction: alanine is first activated by ATP to form Ala-AMP and then transferred to the acceptor end of tRNA(Ala). Also edits incorrectly charged Ser-tRNA(Ala) and Gly-tRNA(Ala) via its editing domain; High confidence in function and specificity), with translation MKNLTLHEIRSIFLDFFKKKEHLILPSFSLIPKNDKSLLLIGAGMAPMKKYFTGELTPPNRRVSTCQKCIRTGDIENVGKTDRHATFFEMLGNFSFGDYFKEEAISWAYEFLTEVIEIDPEKIWVTVYLDDDEAYDIWNKKIHISENKIVRLGKEDNFWELEVGPSGPCSEIYVDRGEEYGCGEPDCKPGCDCDRFIEVWNLVFTQFDKDENGVYHPLSHPNIDTGMGLERLATVIQHTNNIFEIDALKEIVSEICKLADYTYQSDEKLDQSVRVITDHIRAITFMISDNIRPSNEGRGYVLRRLIRRAARHGKLLGIKGGFLHGLSEFVIDSWGNDYYNDLKKNKEKIIRTIKAEENKFLETLESGTQILKSYVDELENLNERVLSGEKAFKLYDTYGFPIDLTREILNEKNFKVDVENFNILMEEQRNRARAARAEQHDSGWSNNSDYKIFEGIKTEFLGYTENKSTSNIMMILKDEEEVSELSEGERGIILLDQTTFYGESGGQVGDTGVIYNDDFKANVVDTKKTKNGAFLHFVEVDEGTVYKSQVFAEIDVKRRNNIRKNHSVTHLLHKALKEILGDHVNQAGSEVLENSMHFDFTHFEAISKENLLKIESRVNEKISEAMQVKTDIKSLNDAYKDGAIGLFEDKYDDNVRVVSMGDYSTELCGGTHVSNTSEIQMFKILSESSISSGIRRIEAITGPSVYKYLNSLEDLRDESADLLKTNKTDILNKILQLTKSVKTFEKKIDELKLKSAKDEISNLIDELKIKNGINYITFKFENLDLDTLRNMADMLRDKVGSVVVLLATVNSDKINFVCAVSKDLVKKGLNAGKIVKEVSKIAGGGGGGRPDIATAGAKDLDKIDEALENLQNLL, from the coding sequence GTGAAGAATTTAACGTTACATGAGATTAGATCGATTTTTTTGGATTTTTTTAAAAAAAAGGAACACTTGATATTGCCAAGTTTTTCGTTAATCCCTAAAAACGACAAATCTTTGTTATTAATCGGTGCCGGAATGGCTCCAATGAAGAAATATTTTACGGGTGAATTGACACCTCCGAATAGAAGGGTTTCTACGTGTCAAAAATGTATAAGAACCGGTGATATAGAAAATGTTGGAAAAACAGATAGACATGCAACTTTTTTTGAAATGTTGGGAAATTTTTCCTTTGGAGATTACTTCAAAGAAGAGGCAATTTCATGGGCATATGAATTTTTAACTGAAGTAATAGAAATAGATCCTGAAAAAATTTGGGTGACTGTTTATTTAGACGATGATGAAGCTTATGATATTTGGAATAAGAAAATACACATTTCCGAGAATAAAATTGTAAGATTAGGAAAAGAAGACAATTTTTGGGAATTGGAAGTCGGTCCTTCCGGTCCGTGTTCTGAAATCTATGTAGATAGAGGAGAAGAATATGGTTGCGGAGAACCTGATTGTAAGCCGGGTTGTGATTGTGACAGATTTATAGAAGTTTGGAATTTGGTATTTACTCAATTTGATAAAGATGAAAATGGAGTTTATCACCCTCTCAGTCACCCCAATATTGATACGGGAATGGGGCTTGAAAGATTAGCCACAGTGATTCAACACACAAATAATATTTTTGAAATAGACGCCTTAAAAGAGATTGTTTCAGAAATTTGTAAGTTGGCTGATTATACTTATCAGAGCGATGAAAAGTTGGATCAATCCGTAAGAGTTATAACAGACCACATAAGAGCAATTACCTTTATGATATCTGATAATATTAGACCCTCAAATGAGGGAAGAGGATATGTTTTACGAAGATTGATAAGAAGAGCTGCTCGTCACGGAAAATTATTAGGTATAAAGGGTGGTTTTTTACATGGATTATCTGAGTTTGTAATAGATTCTTGGGGTAATGATTATTATAATGATTTGAAGAAAAATAAAGAGAAAATTATAAGGACAATAAAGGCTGAAGAAAATAAATTTTTGGAAACTCTTGAATCAGGAACACAAATACTCAAATCTTATGTGGACGAGTTAGAAAATTTAAATGAACGTGTTCTCAGTGGAGAAAAAGCATTTAAGTTATATGATACTTATGGATTTCCTATAGATTTAACCAGAGAAATATTAAATGAAAAAAACTTTAAAGTAGATGTGGAAAATTTTAATATCCTCATGGAAGAGCAAAGAAACAGAGCAAGGGCAGCAAGGGCTGAACAACATGATTCTGGATGGTCAAATAATTCCGATTATAAAATTTTTGAAGGAATTAAAACAGAGTTTTTGGGATATACAGAAAACAAATCCACTTCGAATATTATGATGATACTAAAGGATGAAGAGGAGGTAAGTGAATTAAGCGAAGGTGAAAGAGGAATTATACTGCTTGATCAGACAACATTTTATGGTGAAAGCGGTGGACAAGTAGGAGATACGGGAGTTATTTACAATGATGACTTCAAGGCAAATGTTGTTGATACTAAAAAAACAAAAAATGGAGCATTTCTTCATTTCGTAGAAGTAGATGAAGGGACTGTATATAAATCTCAAGTATTTGCAGAAATAGATGTTAAGAGAAGAAATAATATCAGAAAGAACCACTCAGTAACACATCTTCTTCACAAAGCTTTAAAAGAGATATTAGGAGATCATGTAAATCAAGCAGGGTCTGAAGTTTTAGAGAATTCCATGCATTTTGATTTTACACATTTTGAAGCTATAAGCAAAGAAAATCTGTTAAAAATAGAAAGTAGAGTAAATGAAAAAATATCTGAAGCAATGCAAGTAAAAACTGATATTAAAAGTTTAAATGATGCTTATAAAGATGGTGCTATAGGTTTGTTTGAAGATAAATATGATGACAATGTGAGAGTAGTATCCATGGGAGACTATTCAACAGAATTGTGTGGAGGCACACATGTAAGTAATACTTCTGAAATCCAAATGTTTAAGATACTCTCCGAGTCCAGTATATCGTCAGGAATTAGAAGGATTGAAGCTATTACAGGTCCATCTGTGTACAAATATTTAAATTCTTTAGAAGATTTAAGGGATGAAAGTGCTGATTTACTTAAGACAAATAAAACTGATATATTAAATAAAATTTTGCAATTGACTAAATCGGTAAAAACATTTGAAAAGAAAATAGATGAACTAAAATTAAAATCTGCAAAGGATGAAATTTCTAATTTAATTGATGAACTGAAGATAAAAAACGGAATAAATTATATCACATTTAAGTTTGAAAATTTGGATCTCGATACACTCAGAAATATGGCAGACATGCTCAGAGATAAAGTGGGTTCTGTTGTTGTTCTACTTGCTACAGTTAATTCTGATAAGATTAATTTTGTTTGTGCTGTTTCAAAAGATTTAGTTAAAAAAGGATTAAATGCGGGTAAAATTGTCAAAGAAGTATCTAAAATTGCAGGTGGTGGTGGAGGTGGGAGACCCGATATAGCCACTGCCGGAGCTAAAGATTTAGATAAAATAGATGAAGCACTTGAAAATTTGCAGAATCTATTGTGA
- a CDS encoding Hypothetical protein (Family membership): MDKNYETQVFEKQNLESEKYKKIIKDVYFALEERGYNPIDQIIGYILSGDPTYITSYNNARSIIQKIERDNLLAELLKSYLR; this comes from the coding sequence ATGGATAAAAATTATGAAACGCAAGTATTTGAAAAACAAAATTTGGAATCTGAAAAGTATAAGAAAATTATTAAAGATGTTTATTTTGCATTGGAAGAAAGAGGATATAATCCTATTGACCAAATAATAGGATATATACTTTCCGGAGATCCAACATATATTACAAGTTATAATAATGCTAGATCCATAATTCAAAAAATTGAACGTGATAATTTATTAGCGGAGTTATTAAAATCATATTTAAGATAA
- a CDS encoding putative Holliday junction resolvase (Could be a nuclease that resolves Holliday junction intermediates in genetic recombination; High confidence in function and specificity): MDIGDKWIGIAISDELLFTAQPLKTILRQSNKQVYEELHNIIREYNIKKVVVGLPKNMNNTIGPQAEKVMKFSTKLGNKFDVEIIYIDERLSSISANKILIEGNVRRENRKKYIDKIAATYILQTYLDAK, translated from the coding sequence TTGGATATAGGGGACAAATGGATTGGCATAGCTATAAGTGATGAACTTTTATTTACTGCTCAGCCTTTAAAAACAATATTAAGACAATCAAACAAACAAGTTTACGAAGAACTGCATAATATTATTAGAGAGTATAATATAAAAAAGGTTGTTGTGGGTCTTCCTAAAAATATGAATAATACTATCGGACCACAAGCAGAAAAAGTTATGAAATTTTCTACAAAACTCGGAAATAAATTTGATGTTGAGATAATTTATATAGATGAAAGACTTAGTAGTATATCCGCAAATAAAATTTTAATTGAGGGAAATGTTAGAAGAGAGAACAGGAAAAAATATATTGATAAAATTGCTGCAACTTATATTTTACAAACATATCTCGATGCTAAGTAG
- a CDS encoding ferric uptake regulation protein (The Ferric uptake regulator (FUR) family includes metal ion uptake regulator proteins. These are responsible for controlling the intracellular concentration of iron in many bacteria. Although iron is essential for most organisms, high concentrations can be toxic because of the formation of hydroxyl radicals. FURs can also control zinc homeostasis and is the subject of research on the pathogenesis of mycobacteria; High confidence in function and specificity), protein MYTNDYIKDVLKKNGHKYTNQRAEIYNVFLNNPGKHLSTEDVYDEILKTNPETGIATVYRTLLLFEQLEILYKISFDDGVVRYEIKSQDSTHRHHHLICLKCSKVIEVKLDLLDDLENKIEKNENFKIIDHNLKFYGYCDDCRDNKGD, encoded by the coding sequence ATGTATACAAATGATTATATAAAAGATGTCTTAAAAAAGAACGGGCATAAATATACAAATCAAAGAGCTGAAATTTACAATGTTTTTTTAAATAATCCAGGAAAACACTTATCAACTGAAGATGTCTATGATGAAATATTAAAAACCAATCCAGAAACAGGAATAGCAACTGTATATAGAACATTACTGTTATTTGAACAACTTGAAATACTTTATAAGATAAGCTTTGATGATGGAGTTGTAAGATATGAAATTAAATCACAAGATTCAACGCATAGACATCATCATTTAATTTGTTTAAAATGTTCTAAAGTTATAGAGGTAAAATTGGATTTGTTAGATGATTTAGAAAATAAAATTGAAAAAAATGAAAATTTTAAAATAATTGATCACAATCTTAAATTCTACGGATATTGCGATGATTGTCGCGATAATAAAGGAGATTGA